The genomic window CGCAGACCTCTTCGTCCCTGTCATCGAGGGCCATGACAAGGGGGCCGACCGCGGCCTCCCCGCCGATGGCGCCGAGGGCCTCGGCCGCCTTCCAGCGGACGGCCGGGTCGGTGTCAGAGACAAGAGGGGAGAGGGCCGGGATACTGTCGGGAGACCCGATCTTTCCGAGGGCGAGGGCCGCCGCCCACCGTACCCCGGCATCCCGGCGTCCTGCCGCGACCGCAAGCGGGGGCAGGGCCGGGACCCCGATTGCCGCAAGGGCAAGAGCGGCCCGGGTCCGCACGTACCTGTCTCCGTCCTCAAGAGCGCGGGCAAGGGGTTCGACTGCCGCGGGATCCCCGATATCGCCGAGGGCAACCGCAGCGCCCCAGCGGAGGTCGATGTCGTCGGAACCGAGGAGGCGCATGAGGACAGGGAGGGCCGGGCTGCCGATGGCGCCGAGGGCTTCGAGCGCCATCCAGCGGACACCGGGATCGGGGTCGGAGAGGGCTTTTTCCAGGGCAGGGACGGCCGTGGGGTCGCCGGTACGCCCGAGGGAGACCGCGGCCCCATACCGCCTCTCAGGGCTCCGGCTCCTGAGGAGAGGAGCAAGATCGCGGGTGCCGCCCTCAGGTGCCGGGACAGGCGCCGCGGCCCTTACGGCAATGAGGGCGGCGAGAAGACCGACGGCAAGGAATATCCCGGCCCGCAGGACGGCAGCAGGTGCAAACGACCAGACCAGGATGTGTACGAGAGCGAGGGCGCCCGCTACAGGGACGGAGACACGCCCGTACCAGAGGGCTGCAAGCACGATAGGGAGATAGAAGAGGTGGGGGTACACGGCGGGGGCTACCAGGTCTGCATGAAGGATGCCGTCGAGGGCAAATGACCCGGCACATGCCAGGGCAAGAAGGACAGGGCGCATCCCGGTGATCTCTGTCATCACACCGGAGTCGCCTGCAGGACGTAAAAAATTATGTGGCCTTCCCGGCATCGAGGGAACTGACCAGGTCGTTGATCCCCTCCTCCCCCATTTTCCAGAGGGTGAGGCGGGCGCAGGACCGCTGCACCTCGTCACCCTCGCCGGCAAGCCGCTTCAGCGGCCCCCGCGCCGGTTCGCCGATCCGGCAGAGGGCGAGGGCGATAAAGCCGCGGAGTTCGCGGTCTTCGCTTGAAAATGCCTCGATGAGGGGTTCGACCGCAGTCTCACCCATCGAACCGAGGGCCGCGGCCGCGTAGCGCCTGAACTGAGTGTCCTGCTCCACGATCATCGTGAGGATCAGGGGCCTGATCGCGGGTGCGCCGATCCTGGCGAGAACCCGGCCGGCGTACCAGCGGGCGCCGGCGTCCCCGTCGATCAGCACCTCGATCAGAGGGAGAACCGCATCCTCCCCGATCGCCACAAGGCGTTCCTCTGCTTCGTGCCTTTCATCGAGATCCTGCGAAGAAATCGCCAGGATCAGATCTGTCATCTCGTCTGCCATCATGCACCTCAGGTATCCTCGTCAGGGCCGGCCCGCGACCGACCTTCGCCCGAACTCAGCGCGACCCGCCCCTGCAGCTCGTTCTGGAACCAGATCACCTGCTGCGGGAAGGGCATCTCGATGCCGTTCTTCGAGAGTTCCTCCTTGATCTTCCAGAGGAGATCGGTCCGGACGTCCCACCACTCGGCGGTCGGCGCCCAGATCCGCACCTTGATATTCACCGAACTGTCGGCGAGTTCGTCGACATAGATCGAGGGCGACGGGTCTTTCAGGGCGAAGGGATGGCTCCAGACGACCTCCCTGATGATCCGGATCGCCTCGTTTGCGTCGTCGTCGTACGGGATCCCGATGACGTACTCGAACCGCCGCACCTCGTTGGCCACATAATTTGTGATCTCGGAGGTGAAGACCTTTTCATTCGGGATCCTGACATAGACGCCGTCATAGGTCTTCACGATCGTCGAGAAGATGTTGATGTCGGTGATGTTCCCGCTCACGCTCCCGATATTGATGTTGTCCCCGATGGTGATCGGCCGCTCGATGATGAGGAAAAGGCCGGATATGAGGTTCCCGAGCACGCTCTGGCTGGCGATACCGATGACGATCGAGGCGAACCCGCCGGCCACGAGGAGGCCGCCGAGGGTGATATTGAAGAGGGGGCTGATGATCAGGACGGTGATAATGAGCACCGAGTAGTTGACGGCCTTGAGAAGGAGGTCGAGCTGGCTCAGCTTGATCTTGTCGGTGAGGGTCTTCCTGAGGTAGAGGGTCACCGCCTTTGCCAGCGTCGCCGCAACAAGGATGACGAGGACGATGTAGACAAGGTGTCCCCAGGTGAGGGAGGGGTAGAAGAAGATGGGGTCGTCGAGGACGAAGTCGAACACTGCTCACAGCCCCCTGTCCATCAGGA from Methanofollis sp. includes these protein-coding regions:
- a CDS encoding HEAT repeat domain-containing protein; the protein is MTEITGMRPVLLALACAGSFALDGILHADLVAPAVYPHLFYLPIVLAALWYGRVSVPVAGALALVHILVWSFAPAAVLRAGIFLAVGLLAALIAVRAAAPVPAPEGGTRDLAPLLRSRSPERRYGAAVSLGRTGDPTAVPALEKALSDPDPGVRWMALEALGAIGSPALPVLMRLLGSDDIDLRWGAAVALGDIGDPAAVEPLARALEDGDRYVRTRAALALAAIGVPALPPLAVAAGRRDAGVRWAAALALGKIGSPDSIPALSPLVSDTDPAVRWKAAEALGAIGGEAAVGPLVMALDDRDEEVCGVATAALTAIGEPAVTPLIDALRTKGCWFCAVSALREMGDAAAPALHSALSRKNRWVRIGAAMILAEEGDRQGTDALVAALSDADPDVREAAREILEVGLKKGSESFKCHNSPI
- a CDS encoding HEAT repeat domain-containing protein, translated to MADEMTDLILAISSQDLDERHEAEERLVAIGEDAVLPLIEVLIDGDAGARWYAGRVLARIGAPAIRPLILTMIVEQDTQFRRYAAAALGSMGETAVEPLIEAFSSEDRELRGFIALALCRIGEPARGPLKRLAGEGDEVQRSCARLTLWKMGEEGINDLVSSLDAGKAT
- a CDS encoding mechanosensitive ion channel family protein, whose translation is MFDFVLDDPIFFYPSLTWGHLVYIVLVILVAATLAKAVTLYLRKTLTDKIKLSQLDLLLKAVNYSVLIITVLIISPLFNITLGGLLVAGGFASIVIGIASQSVLGNLISGLFLIIERPITIGDNINIGSVSGNITDINIFSTIVKTYDGVYVRIPNEKVFTSEITNYVANEVRRFEYVIGIPYDDDANEAIRIIREVVWSHPFALKDPSPSIYVDELADSSVNIKVRIWAPTAEWWDVRTDLLWKIKEELSKNGIEMPFPQQVIWFQNELQGRVALSSGEGRSRAGPDEDT